One genomic window of Corynebacterium pseudotuberculosis includes the following:
- a CDS encoding inositol-3-phosphate synthase: protein MSNNRTIRVAIAGVGNCASSLIQGVEYYKDADPNTNVPGLMHVQFGDYHVGDIEFVAAFDVDKEKVGLDLSHAINASENCTIKICDVPEQGVTIQRGPTLDGLGKYYRQTITESDADPVDVTQTLKDVRADVLVSYLPVGSEEADKFYAQCAIDAKVAFVNALPVFIASDPEWAEKFEKAGVPIVGDDIKSQVGATITHRVLAKLFEDRGVHLDRTMQLNVGGNMDFKNMLERERLESKKISKTQAVTSNLDQHIEAHDVHIGPSDYVGWLDDRKWAYVRLEGTAFGDVPLNLEYNLEVWDSPNSAGIIIDAIRAAKIAQDRRLGGPVFAASSYLMKSPPKQLRDEHARAELESFIAGDPS from the coding sequence ATGAGTAACAACAGAACTATCCGTGTGGCCATCGCTGGGGTTGGGAACTGTGCTTCTTCCCTTATCCAGGGGGTGGAATATTACAAAGACGCCGATCCCAATACCAATGTCCCCGGTCTCATGCACGTGCAATTTGGCGATTATCACGTAGGCGATATTGAGTTTGTTGCCGCCTTTGATGTGGACAAAGAAAAGGTTGGTCTAGACCTTTCTCATGCCATCAATGCCTCCGAAAATTGCACGATCAAAATCTGCGACGTCCCCGAACAAGGCGTCACCATTCAACGGGGTCCCACGCTGGATGGATTGGGAAAGTACTACCGCCAAACCATCACAGAATCCGATGCTGACCCAGTAGACGTTACTCAAACCCTAAAAGATGTCCGCGCGGATGTCCTGGTCTCTTATCTTCCAGTCGGTTCCGAGGAAGCGGATAAGTTCTACGCGCAGTGCGCTATCGACGCCAAAGTGGCCTTTGTTAACGCCCTCCCCGTGTTCATTGCCTCCGATCCAGAGTGGGCGGAAAAATTTGAGAAGGCCGGGGTTCCCATCGTGGGCGATGACATTAAATCACAGGTAGGGGCCACAATCACCCACCGCGTGCTAGCAAAATTGTTTGAGGATCGCGGCGTACATCTTGATCGCACGATGCAGCTTAACGTCGGCGGCAACATGGACTTTAAAAATATGCTCGAACGCGAGCGCCTAGAGTCCAAGAAAATCTCCAAGACGCAGGCTGTCACCTCTAACTTGGATCAACACATCGAGGCACACGACGTCCATATTGGCCCATCGGACTACGTCGGCTGGCTGGATGACCGCAAGTGGGCTTATGTTCGCTTGGAGGGCACCGCGTTTGGGGATGTGCCGCTTAACCTTGAGTACAATCTGGAAGTATGGGATTCCCCTAACTCTGCCGGCATCATCATCGACGCTATCCGTGCCGCCAAGATCGCTCAAGATCGTCGACTCGGTGGCCCAGTATTCGCAGCGTCCTCGTATTTGATGAAGTCCCCTCCAAAGCAGCTTCGCGACGAACACGCCCGCGCGGAACTAGAGTCATTTATCGCCGGCGACCCTAGCTAA
- a CDS encoding glycoside hydrolase family 25 protein encodes MMKTRRLKTALCTVLASSTFAVASVQAIPLPFPLGASSGIDVSGHQHPNSSSINWKDVKSHGQSFAFVKATEGLGWTNDFYASDITQAAAQGLKVGSYHYARPGADARQQARHYANVISHTPNHSLPPVLDLEVAEGKTPQELVNWTRDFVQELEKQTGRVPMIYTYRYFWIEQMANTTEFSQYPLWLAAYQAQVPGTVGGWDQIDFWQRSSSGRINGIVGDVDMNLFNGDDGELAAFAAGNLHAAGNKFASINLPELADLGKNAGGVVAVILALSAGAAAAPQLIQAAEAAGLSSEGAQDLTTVLQALAKAGKLPVDQLNKMASGNYTVGDLIILLDNAAHIAGLDEGQSSKAAMRADELNIDANQVAQVLRSLAAR; translated from the coding sequence ATGATGAAAACCCGTCGTCTGAAGACTGCCCTTTGCACAGTTCTTGCCTCGTCCACTTTTGCCGTTGCCTCGGTCCAAGCCATTCCGCTTCCTTTTCCGCTCGGTGCTTCCTCAGGCATAGACGTTTCGGGCCATCAGCACCCTAACAGCAGCAGTATTAACTGGAAGGACGTAAAATCCCACGGACAGTCCTTTGCTTTTGTTAAAGCAACAGAGGGGCTGGGCTGGACCAATGACTTTTATGCCAGTGACATTACTCAAGCCGCAGCTCAAGGGCTGAAGGTAGGGTCGTATCACTACGCCCGTCCGGGCGCTGACGCACGGCAGCAGGCGCGTCACTACGCCAATGTCATCTCTCATACGCCGAACCATTCCTTGCCGCCTGTCCTGGATCTTGAGGTAGCTGAGGGGAAAACCCCGCAGGAGCTGGTCAACTGGACACGAGATTTTGTTCAGGAGCTGGAAAAGCAGACCGGTCGCGTCCCCATGATCTACACCTACCGGTACTTCTGGATTGAGCAGATGGCTAACACCACTGAGTTCTCGCAGTACCCACTCTGGCTTGCGGCATATCAGGCGCAGGTACCCGGGACCGTGGGCGGCTGGGATCAGATTGATTTCTGGCAGCGCTCCAGCTCCGGACGCATTAACGGCATCGTCGGCGACGTAGATATGAACCTGTTTAACGGTGACGACGGCGAACTCGCCGCTTTTGCTGCAGGTAATCTCCACGCTGCGGGCAACAAGTTCGCCTCGATCAACCTTCCCGAGCTGGCCGATTTGGGTAAGAACGCAGGGGGCGTAGTAGCAGTTATTCTGGCTTTGAGCGCCGGAGCAGCTGCTGCACCACAACTGATTCAAGCCGCCGAGGCCGCAGGCCTAAGCTCCGAGGGGGCTCAGGACCTCACCACTGTGTTACAAGCTTTGGCCAAGGCAGGAAAACTCCCAGTGGATCAGCTTAACAAGATGGCTAGTGGTAATTACACCGTTGGTGACCTGATTATTCTGCTGGATAACGCAGCCCACATTGCGGGACTGGATGAAGGCCAGAGCTCTAAAGCTGCGATGCGCGCAGATGAGCTTAATATCGACGCCAACCAGGTTGCACAGGTACTTCGCAGCCTCGCCGCCCGCTAA
- the amn gene encoding AMP nucleosidase yields MKKGVGADVVQQLEEIYAASISLAKEILETGEYGRYCDVVYPKLIVKILSWHPVDRTEPFGYVDAAGCYSAVLSKPELIHDYLCEQLERLCANYECVITVEPSTVRIPPEYIDGIEGVTEARRAGDVAAEIPRPTLDDVDDAIIDGEWDAFHGEEKPLFHFTPQRFDIACARIQHYTGISPASVQKYILFTNYSMHAREFVNFGLCELSREGSRYSALVLPDGHKITRDQAEHIDRESLSLESRFQMPRYDLVAEDGMGITMINIGVGPSNAKTITDCLAVLRPEAWVMIGHCAGLDGRMRIGDLILGNAYQRDDHLLDDHIPLDLPIPAVPEVQRALEASVREVYGEDLSLMRTGTVLSTDDRNWEWHTPQKLWKLLRGSTAAACDMESATLAANGYRYRIPYGTLLSVSDLPLHAVPKLPAAAQTFYANSKQAHVMCAVHAMELLALTPEKLRTRKLRRTIGEVPFR; encoded by the coding sequence ATGAAAAAAGGCGTGGGTGCGGACGTAGTACAACAGTTGGAGGAGATCTACGCGGCGTCGATAAGCCTTGCCAAGGAGATCCTAGAGACTGGCGAGTACGGGCGCTACTGCGATGTAGTTTATCCCAAGCTCATAGTGAAGATCCTTAGCTGGCACCCCGTTGATCGCACCGAGCCTTTTGGTTATGTGGACGCTGCAGGATGCTACTCGGCGGTGCTCTCTAAGCCGGAGTTGATCCATGATTACCTTTGTGAACAGCTGGAACGTCTCTGTGCAAATTATGAATGCGTGATTACCGTGGAACCTTCCACAGTGCGCATTCCACCGGAGTATATAGACGGAATAGAAGGCGTAACCGAGGCTCGTCGTGCAGGTGATGTAGCTGCCGAAATCCCACGACCTACCTTGGATGACGTTGATGATGCCATTATCGACGGCGAATGGGATGCCTTCCACGGCGAGGAAAAACCGCTCTTCCATTTCACCCCGCAGCGTTTTGATATTGCGTGTGCGCGCATCCAGCATTACACCGGAATTTCCCCAGCTAGCGTGCAAAAATACATACTTTTTACAAACTATTCCATGCATGCTCGGGAATTTGTGAACTTTGGGCTATGCGAGCTGTCGCGGGAAGGATCGCGTTACAGCGCATTGGTGCTTCCCGACGGCCACAAGATCACGCGCGACCAGGCGGAGCATATTGATCGGGAAAGCCTGAGCCTGGAATCCAGGTTCCAAATGCCGCGCTATGACCTAGTGGCGGAAGACGGAATGGGCATCACCATGATCAATATCGGTGTGGGACCGTCCAATGCCAAGACGATTACGGACTGCCTTGCTGTGCTTCGACCGGAAGCGTGGGTGATGATCGGGCATTGCGCTGGACTTGACGGCCGCATGCGGATCGGTGACCTTATTCTGGGGAACGCCTACCAGCGCGATGACCACCTCCTTGACGACCATATTCCTCTTGATCTGCCTATACCCGCAGTTCCAGAGGTTCAGCGTGCCCTGGAAGCGAGTGTTCGGGAGGTATATGGCGAGGATCTTTCCTTGATGCGTACCGGCACCGTCCTCTCCACCGACGACCGCAACTGGGAATGGCACACCCCGCAAAAACTATGGAAACTACTCCGAGGCTCTACTGCAGCTGCCTGTGACATGGAATCGGCAACGCTAGCGGCTAATGGATACCGCTATCGCATTCCTTATGGCACCTTGCTTTCCGTTTCTGACCTTCCGCTTCATGCCGTTCCTAAACTGCCGGCTGCAGCGCAAACCTTCTATGCAAATTCCAAGCAGGCGCATGTGATGTGTGCGGTACATGCCATGGAGCTTCTTGCTCTTACTCCGGAAAAACTGCGGACGAGGAAGTTACGCCGTACGATCGGGGAGGTGCCATTCAGATAA
- a CDS encoding VIT1/CCC1 transporter family protein, translating into MTLPDHNTTQPAAQKEQSNRLNSRLNWLRAGVLGANDGIVSVSALILGVIATDVSHGAILASGVAATIAGAISMALGEFVSVSAQRDSEHMVMERERLELLHTPDEERQEIAKILSGYGMTEETALQAATEIGRNDPFPAHLRIEYGIDAQDLTSPWHAAFSSAAAFTVGAILPLLMVVIAPQENSAIGIIAVSSITIIALAITGYLSAAIAGTSRMRSVLRLVIGGTIGLVLTYGAGALFGGVL; encoded by the coding sequence ATGACGCTCCCCGACCACAACACCACGCAGCCAGCCGCTCAAAAAGAGCAATCAAATCGGCTTAACTCCCGCCTCAACTGGCTGAGGGCTGGCGTGCTCGGAGCTAACGACGGAATCGTTTCCGTCTCCGCCCTTATCCTTGGCGTAATAGCTACTGATGTAAGTCACGGCGCCATTTTGGCTTCCGGCGTTGCCGCTACGATAGCTGGTGCCATTTCCATGGCCCTGGGAGAGTTTGTGTCAGTCTCTGCACAACGCGACTCAGAGCATATGGTCATGGAACGCGAACGACTAGAACTGCTTCATACTCCCGATGAAGAGCGACAAGAGATCGCAAAAATCCTTTCAGGGTACGGAATGACAGAGGAAACCGCTTTACAGGCGGCTACCGAAATCGGGCGCAATGATCCCTTCCCTGCGCACTTGCGCATCGAATACGGCATCGACGCCCAAGACCTGACCAGCCCATGGCACGCTGCTTTTTCTTCCGCAGCCGCCTTCACCGTGGGAGCCATTCTCCCCTTGCTCATGGTGGTCATCGCCCCTCAGGAGAACAGCGCTATAGGCATCATCGCGGTCAGCTCGATCACCATCATCGCTCTAGCTATTACCGGATATCTCTCTGCAGCCATCGCCGGCACGTCACGGATGCGTTCCGTTTTACGCCTGGTGATCGGCGGCACCATCGGGTTAGTTCTCACCTATGGAGCAGGCGCACTTTTCGGAGGAGTCCTCTAG